One window of the Macaca thibetana thibetana isolate TM-01 chromosome 1, ASM2454274v1, whole genome shotgun sequence genome contains the following:
- the LOC126944068 gene encoding LOW QUALITY PROTEIN: coiled-coil domain-containing protein 25-like (The sequence of the model RefSeq protein was modified relative to this genomic sequence to represent the inferred CDS: inserted 2 bases in 2 codons): MVFYFTSSSVNSFPYGIYIGKDKYENEDLIKHGWPEDIWXDNIEDISKEXAHLVEASSIQGCKMNHVNVVYTPRSNLKKTADMDVGQIGFHRQKDVKIVIGEKKVNEILNQLEKTKVEWFPDLAAEKECRDREERSEKKAQIQEMKRRVKEEMKKREMVELRSYLPLMKVENMSLNQDGNDSDESMLKENRTFERCELSSYLKKLMMFIKVGPVAVVA, from the exons ATGGTGTTCTACTTCACCAGCAGCAGTGTTAATTCATTTCCCTACGGTATTTACATAGGAAAggataaatatgaaaatgaagatCTGATCAAGCATGGCTGGCCTGAAGATATCT GAGATAATATTGAAGACATTTCAAAGG GTGCCCACCTTGTGGAGGCCAGTAGCATTCAAGGCTGCAAGATGAACCACGTTAATGTGGTATATACGCCACGGTCTAACCTGAAGAAAACAGCTGACATGGATGTGGGACAGATAGGTTTTCACAGGCAGAAGGATGTAAAAATTGTGATAGGAGAGAAGAAAGTAAATGAGATCCTGAACCAATTAGAAAAGACCAAAGTGGAGTGGTTCCCAGACCTAGCAGCAGAGAAAGAATGCAGAGATCGTGAAGAGAGGAGTGAGAAAAAAGcccaaattcaggaaatgaaaaggagagtaaaagaagaaatgaagaagaggGAAATGGTTGAACTTAGGAGCTATTTGCCACTAATGAAAGTTGAAAATATGTCTTTAAATCAGGATGGCAATGATTCAGATGAATCCATGTTAAAGGAGAACAGGACCTTTGAAAGATGTGAAT TATCatcatatttaaagaaattgatGATGTTCATCAAGGTGGGGCCTGTGGCGGTTGTTGCCTGA